The following is a genomic window from Staphylococcus capitis subsp. capitis.
TCCCATATTATAACTTAAAGAAATACAGATTTAATCAGTCTACAGTTTTAAAAATAACTTTATAACTTTACTACTTTCTATTCAATTGCTGAATAATTCTTTTAAACTCGTCTTCTGATTTAAATTCGAACGTGATTTTTCCAATATTTTTAGACGTGGAAATTTCAACTTTAGAACCATACTGCTCTTTAAGTAACCTTTCCTGTTGTTGAATAAATTTTGGTTTTTTATTATTCGCTTGCTTTGGTTTTGCATTCGACTCGCCTTCTTGTAAATATGTATTTACATATTGCTCAAGTTGTCGTACGCTCCAAGACTCCCGGACGGCTTCTTTACCTACCTTTTTCATTAAAGCTTCGTCCTTTAAGGATAATAAGGTGCGGCCATGTGCACCAGAGAGCTCTCCCTCTCTAACCATCTTCATAATGGCGGATGGAAGATGGAGTAATCTAAGCATATTCGCAATATAAGGACGTGATTTACCTAATCTACGAGCAACTTCTTGCTGCGTAATCTTTAAATCCGACATTAATTTTTTATAACTTTCAGCCTCTTCAATCGCATTTAAATCTTCACGTTGTAAATTTTCAATAATTGCGAGCTCCATCATATCTTCATCAGATAACTTTTTAACTATCGCAGGAATACTTTCTAACCCAACGATTTGTGAAGCTCTAAAGCGTCGCTCGCCCACTACAATATAATATCCTTGTATGGTTTCTCTTATTACAATAGGTTGAAGGATTCCATGTTGTTGAATGGATTTAGCTAAATCTTGCAATTTATCCTCATCAAAGGCCTTACGCGGTTGGTAAGGATTAGGCTTGATTAAACCTATAGCTACATGTTGAACTTGCTCATCTCTCTCGAGTTGCAAGCGCTGATCATCATTCTGTGTCATCTTTTCACATCTTTCTATAAATGATTAACAATTTTTTGCAACACATCATTTCTTAACACTTATTATTTTAAAAATTTCACTCTTGTAGTACAAGCTTTAGTAAATGATTATACTAACTCAAATGAAATTTTTTCAATAACACGAAACTCTATGTTAAAAGTATTCGTCGCACTTCTAAGTAAACTGTTTAATCTAAATTTTCAGAAAAGTTGTTGACAAATCATTTCCTACTCTGTAATCTAAGTATTAACAATTACAAAACGAAACATTTTACACACTATAAAAAGGAAAGTAGGACTTACACTGCTTTTACAGAGAGTCTTCATTAGCTGAGAGAAGGTATTGAAAGAAAGTTTGAAAATGGCCTTGGAGTGTTGATGCCAATATGAGGTATCAACGGGTTCGCCCGTTATAGCGATACAGTATTAACATTGTAGTTGAATGGCGTACTGGAATTCATTACCATCGTCACAACATATCGTTAATACTCATTTATTCTTCCTAAGACTAAATGAGTTTTTTATTTGGCTCAATGATTTAACATAACGATAATGCTTGTGATTAAAGTTAACACTTCCATAAATAGACGTTGTTCAAACATAATGGCGTACTGGTAGAGGTCACTTTAGCAATAAAGTGACAAACAAAGGTGGTACCGCGAAACTTAAGCTTTCGTCCTTTACATCCGAATGAATCGGGTTTAAAGGACGGAAGCTTTTTTTTATTTAATTAGGAGGGTCTAGAAATGAAGGATACTGAATTAGCTCAAATTGCTCTAACAAAGGATCATACCGGCGCTATTGCCAATCCAATTTATTTATCTACTGCATATCAACATCCTCATCTAGGTCAATCAACAGGATATGATTATACACGCACTAAGAACCCAACTCGCACAGCGTTCGAAGAATCATTTGCCAAACTTGAAAAAGGCATTGCATCTTTTGCCACTTCTAGTGGAATGGCAGCAATCCAACTCATTTGTAACATCTTCAAACCTGGGGATGAAGTGCTCGTAGCATTTGATTTATACGGAGGCACTTTCCGTTTATTCGATTTCTACGAACAACAATATGGCGTGAAATTTAAATACGTTGATTTCTTAGATTATGAAGATGTTGAAAAAAATATAACTCCACAAACAAAAGCTTTATTTATTGAACCGATTTCCAATCCACAAATGATAGAAATTGATGTCGAACCATATTATGTTCTAAGTAAAAAACACAATTTATTAACAATCATTGATAATACGTTCTTAACGCCCTATCTATCAACACCTTTTGAAGAAGGTGCAGATATCGTTTTACATTCTGCAACGAAATATATTGGCGGACATAACGATGTATTAGCCGGCGTCGTAACTGTGAAAGATGAACACCTGGCTGAACAACTTGGACAATTCCATAATATGATTGGCGCAACGTTATCACCTTTAGACAGTTATCTACTTCAAAGAGGTCTTAAGACATTACATCTTCGTATCGATCGCTCTCAAGAGAATGCACAACGACTCGCTGAACGTTGTCGTCATTCAGAATCCATAGACGAAGTCCTCTATAGTGGCCGTACAGGAATGCTTAGTTTAAGACTCAATAAGGCTTTTAGCGTCGCTAAATTTTTGGAAAATTTAGACATCTGCATATTCGCAGAAAGTTTAGGAGGAACAGAAACATTTATCACCTTCCCATATACACAAACACATGTAGATATGCCTGATGCTGAAAAAGATAAACGAGGAATAGACGAACACCTGATTCGACTATCAGTTGGTATTGAAGATTATCACGATATTGAAGCAGATATTATTCAAGCATTAGAAAATTCTAAAGTAGGAGTGATTTCATGAGTTTATCTAGAGAGACAGAAGTAATCTTTGATTCACGTAGAGGACAGGATTATCACTCAGCAAATCCACCCTTATATGACTCTTCAACATTTCACCAAACAGTACTTGGTGGGAATGCACAATACGACTACGCAAGAAGTGGAAACCCAAACCGTACGCTTCTGGAAGAAAAATTAGCAC
Proteins encoded in this region:
- a CDS encoding ParB/RepB/Spo0J family partition protein — its product is MTQNDDQRLQLERDEQVQHVAIGLIKPNPYQPRKAFDEDKLQDLAKSIQQHGILQPIVIRETIQGYYIVVGERRFRASQIVGLESIPAIVKKLSDEDMMELAIIENLQREDLNAIEEAESYKKLMSDLKITQQEVARRLGKSRPYIANMLRLLHLPSAIMKMVREGELSGAHGRTLLSLKDEALMKKVGKEAVRESWSVRQLEQYVNTYLQEGESNAKPKQANNKKPKFIQQQERLLKEQYGSKVEISTSKNIGKITFEFKSEDEFKRIIQQLNRK
- a CDS encoding PLP-dependent transferase, with the translated sequence MKDTELAQIALTKDHTGAIANPIYLSTAYQHPHLGQSTGYDYTRTKNPTRTAFEESFAKLEKGIASFATSSGMAAIQLICNIFKPGDEVLVAFDLYGGTFRLFDFYEQQYGVKFKYVDFLDYEDVEKNITPQTKALFIEPISNPQMIEIDVEPYYVLSKKHNLLTIIDNTFLTPYLSTPFEEGADIVLHSATKYIGGHNDVLAGVVTVKDEHLAEQLGQFHNMIGATLSPLDSYLLQRGLKTLHLRIDRSQENAQRLAERCRHSESIDEVLYSGRTGMLSLRLNKAFSVAKFLENLDICIFAESLGGTETFITFPYTQTHVDMPDAEKDKRGIDEHLIRLSVGIEDYHDIEADIIQALENSKVGVIS